In Lachnospiraceae bacterium, one DNA window encodes the following:
- the ssnA gene encoding putative aminohydrolase SsnA — protein sequence MLIIGNGRLVTRDAGQPFFENGAVAIDGTTIKKVGTLDEIKKEFPEAEFVDAKGGVIMPAFINTHEHIYSAMARGLSIKGYDPHGFLDILDGLWWTIDRHLTNEQTRQSARVTFIDSIKNGVTTVFDHHASFGQIKDSLFAIEDAAKEFGVRACLCYEVSDRDGMDKSREAVLENARWIKHALADETDMFAGMMGMHAQFTISDETMEFAAANKPEEVGYHIHVAEGIEDLHDCLHKYGKRIVDRLYDCNILGSKTLLGHCIYVNPHEMELIKATDTMVVHNPESNMGNACGCPPTMEIVHRGILTGLGTDGYTQDVLESYKVANVLHKHHLCDANAAWSEVPQMLFEGNAKIANRYFKKQLGVLKEGAAADVIVADYVPRTPMDASNINSHILFGMTGRSVVTTVCNGKVLMKDRELIGIDEEKVLYEVREEAKKLERSING from the coding sequence ATGTTGATCATTGGAAACGGACGTCTGGTTACAAGAGATGCCGGACAGCCATTTTTCGAAAATGGAGCAGTAGCAATTGACGGAACTACTATTAAAAAAGTAGGGACTCTGGATGAGATCAAAAAAGAGTTCCCGGAAGCTGAGTTTGTAGACGCTAAGGGGGGCGTTATCATGCCGGCTTTCATTAACACACATGAGCATATCTACAGTGCGATGGCAAGAGGCTTAAGTATTAAAGGATATGATCCTCATGGATTTTTGGATATCTTAGACGGATTGTGGTGGACTATCGACCGCCATCTGACCAACGAACAGACACGTCAGAGCGCAAGGGTTACTTTCATCGACAGTATTAAGAATGGTGTTACCACCGTATTTGACCATCATGCAAGCTTTGGCCAGATCAAGGACAGCCTGTTTGCGATTGAAGATGCGGCAAAAGAATTTGGTGTAAGAGCTTGTCTGTGTTATGAAGTATCTGATCGTGACGGTATGGACAAATCCAGAGAAGCTGTGTTAGAGAATGCAAGATGGATCAAGCATGCATTAGCTGATGAAACAGATATGTTTGCAGGTATGATGGGTATGCATGCGCAGTTTACCATTTCAGATGAGACTATGGAATTTGCTGCTGCAAACAAGCCGGAAGAAGTCGGATATCATATTCATGTTGCAGAAGGTATTGAAGATCTTCATGACTGCTTACATAAATATGGAAAGCGCATTGTGGATCGTTTATACGACTGCAATATCTTAGGAAGCAAGACCTTACTTGGCCACTGCATCTACGTAAATCCACATGAGATGGAACTGATCAAGGCAACTGATACCATGGTAGTACACAACCCTGAATCCAACATGGGTAATGCCTGCGGATGCCCTCCAACTATGGAGATCGTTCACAGAGGTATTTTAACAGGTCTCGGAACAGATGGTTATACACAGGATGTCTTGGAATCTTATAAGGTAGCAAATGTGCTCCACAAACATCATCTGTGTGATGCAAATGCAGCATGGAGCGAAGTTCCACAGATGCTCTTTGAGGGAAATGCAAAGATCGCAAACCGTTACTTCAAGAAGCAGTTAGGCGTATTAAAAGAAGGCGCAGCAGCAGATGTGATCGTTGCGGATTATGTACCGAGAACACCTATGGATGCTTCTAATATCAACAGCCACATCTTATTTGGTATGACCGGACGCAGTGTTGTGACAACAGTATGCAACGGTAAAGTCTTAATGAAAGACAGAGAACTGATAGGAATTGATGAAGAAAAGGTTCTTTATGAAGTAAGGGAAGAAGCTAAGAAGCTGGAACGTTCCATTAACGGTTAA
- the ygfK gene encoding putative selenate reductase subunit YgfK produces the protein MSDIMTPIPFGKMMNWILEEHKKGAIFGIRRPFVADQSKKYEIFGRTLETPFGPAAGPHTQLTQNIVAAYVAGSRFFELKTVQKLDGEDLPVAKPCIKADDECYNCEWSTELYVPQAYDEYVKAWFACKVLAKEYGLGSMDGFQFNMSVGYDLEGIKLEKVDRFIEGMKDASAASIFNECRQWLLDNLDRFENLTKEDVESISPEICNCATLSTLHGCPPQEIERIASYLLTEKKVHTFIKCNPTLLGYEYARKLMDDMGYDYVAFGDFHFRDDLQYTDAVPMLQRLQKLADEKGLEFGVKITNTFPVDVKQNELPSEEMYMSGKSLYALSMSVAQKLAKDFDGKLRISYSGGADYFNITKIIDAGIWPVTMATTMLKPGGYERLEQIGQLFKAKEAAAFTGVSAEKVEAMVEAAKSDKHHIKAVKPLPSRKVKKPVPLTDCFIAPCQEGCPIHQDITRYMQLAGEGKYEEALKVILNKNPLPFITGTICAHNCMSKCTRNFYEASVDIRRTKLESAQGGIDAVMAELKAPAVTSDKKAAVVGGGPAGLAAAYFLAKGGMKVTVFEKAEKMGGVVRNVIPGFRISHEAIDHDVELVRAMGAELVNGKEITSVDELKKEYDYVVLAVGASEPGRLRLEAGETMNALEFLAQFKATDGKVDLGKNVVVIGGGNTAMDTARAAKRNAGVEKVSLVYRRTKRYMPADEEELVMAIEDGVEFAELLAPVKLENGELICRKMQLGDYDASGRRGVVETEEIVKIAADTVIAAVGEKVPGAFYEANGIAVDEKKRPVVDHNTLETSVKGVYVAGDGLFGPATVVEGIRDGKKAAEAIVGRDLSEDIFKMADAETVYGRKGKLSEENEESDSRRCLSCNSICENCVEVCPNRANVTLTVPGMDKHQVIHVDYMCNECGNCRSFCPWDSAPYLDKFTLFANEADMENSKNQGFTVLDAAAGTCKVRLAGNVIDYTVGTANENVPDGIQKIIKTVIDDYSYLLIG, from the coding sequence ATGAGCGATATTATGACACCCATTCCCTTTGGAAAAATGATGAATTGGATCCTGGAGGAACACAAGAAAGGCGCGATCTTCGGCATCAGAAGACCTTTTGTGGCAGATCAGAGCAAGAAATATGAGATCTTTGGACGCACATTAGAAACACCTTTCGGACCTGCAGCAGGACCACACACCCAGCTGACCCAGAATATTGTAGCTGCTTATGTGGCAGGAAGCCGCTTCTTTGAATTAAAGACAGTTCAGAAGTTAGATGGTGAAGACCTTCCGGTAGCAAAGCCATGTATCAAGGCTGATGATGAGTGCTACAACTGTGAATGGTCCACTGAGCTTTATGTGCCACAGGCATATGATGAGTACGTGAAAGCATGGTTTGCCTGTAAAGTATTAGCTAAGGAATATGGCCTTGGCTCTATGGATGGCTTCCAGTTTAATATGTCCGTTGGTTATGACCTTGAGGGCATCAAACTGGAAAAGGTAGACCGTTTTATTGAAGGAATGAAGGATGCTTCTGCAGCATCAATTTTTAATGAGTGCCGTCAGTGGCTGTTAGATAACCTGGATCGTTTTGAGAACCTGACAAAAGAGGATGTTGAAAGCATCTCCCCTGAAATATGCAACTGTGCAACTCTCTCCACTTTGCACGGATGTCCTCCACAGGAGATCGAGCGTATCGCAAGCTATCTGCTCACTGAAAAGAAGGTACACACCTTTATCAAGTGCAATCCTACTCTGTTAGGATATGAGTATGCAAGAAAATTAATGGATGACATGGGCTATGACTATGTAGCATTTGGTGACTTCCATTTCAGAGATGACCTTCAGTACACAGATGCAGTTCCGATGCTTCAGAGACTGCAGAAGCTGGCAGATGAGAAGGGACTGGAATTTGGTGTTAAGATCACAAATACCTTCCCTGTTGATGTAAAACAGAACGAACTTCCAAGTGAAGAAATGTACATGTCCGGTAAGTCCTTATATGCTCTGTCCATGTCTGTTGCACAGAAACTGGCAAAGGACTTTGATGGAAAACTGCGTATTTCCTACTCTGGCGGTGCTGATTACTTTAATATCACAAAGATCATAGACGCTGGTATCTGGCCTGTAACTATGGCAACTACCATGTTAAAGCCAGGCGGCTATGAGAGATTAGAGCAGATTGGACAGTTATTTAAAGCAAAAGAAGCAGCTGCTTTCACTGGCGTAAGTGCAGAGAAGGTAGAGGCTATGGTAGAGGCTGCAAAGTCTGACAAACACCATATAAAGGCTGTTAAGCCACTTCCATCCAGAAAGGTGAAAAAACCAGTTCCGTTAACGGACTGCTTTATCGCTCCATGCCAGGAAGGATGCCCGATCCATCAGGATATTACCCGTTATATGCAGTTAGCAGGTGAAGGAAAGTACGAAGAAGCATTAAAGGTTATTTTAAATAAGAATCCACTTCCGTTTATTACCGGTACTATCTGTGCACACAACTGTATGAGTAAATGTACCAGAAACTTCTATGAGGCTTCTGTAGATATCCGCAGAACCAAGTTAGAATCTGCGCAGGGCGGAATTGATGCTGTTATGGCAGAATTAAAAGCACCTGCAGTTACTTCTGATAAGAAGGCAGCTGTAGTAGGCGGCGGTCCTGCTGGTCTGGCAGCTGCATACTTTCTTGCAAAAGGCGGCATGAAGGTTACTGTATTTGAGAAAGCAGAAAAGATGGGCGGCGTTGTACGTAATGTGATCCCGGGCTTCCGTATTTCTCACGAAGCGATCGATCATGACGTTGAGCTGGTTCGTGCTATGGGCGCAGAGCTGGTAAACGGCAAAGAAATCACTTCGGTTGATGAATTAAAGAAAGAATATGACTATGTTGTACTGGCAGTTGGTGCTTCAGAACCAGGAAGACTGAGACTGGAAGCAGGCGAAACCATGAACGCATTAGAGTTTTTGGCACAGTTTAAGGCAACTGACGGTAAGGTAGATTTAGGTAAGAACGTTGTTGTTATCGGTGGCGGCAATACAGCTATGGATACTGCAAGAGCTGCAAAGCGCAATGCAGGAGTAGAGAAAGTATCTCTGGTTTACAGAAGAACCAAGAGATATATGCCAGCGGATGAAGAAGAATTAGTAATGGCAATCGAAGATGGCGTAGAGTTTGCAGAGCTGTTGGCACCTGTTAAACTGGAAAATGGTGAACTGATCTGCCGTAAGATGCAGTTAGGAGACTACGATGCAAGCGGAAGAAGAGGCGTTGTTGAAACTGAGGAGATTGTTAAGATCGCTGCTGACACTGTGATCGCAGCTGTTGGCGAGAAGGTTCCAGGTGCATTCTATGAAGCGAATGGCATTGCTGTAGACGAAAAGAAACGTCCAGTTGTTGACCACAACACTCTGGAGACCTCTGTGAAGGGTGTTTATGTTGCCGGTGACGGTCTCTTTGGACCTGCTACTGTTGTAGAAGGCATCAGAGATGGTAAGAAGGCAGCAGAAGCGATCGTTGGAAGGGATTTATCTGAGGATATCTTCAAGATGGCTGATGCTGAGACTGTTTACGGACGTAAAGGTAAACTGTCTGAGGAGAATGAAGAATCTGACAGCAGAAGATGTCTTTCCTGCAACAGCATCTGCGAAAACTGCGTAGAGGTATGCCCGAACAGAGCAAACGTAACCTTAACAGTACCTGGCATGGACAAACATCAGGTGATCCATGTAGATTATATGTGTAATGAATGTGGCAACTGCCGCAGCTTCTGTCCATGGGACAGCGCTCCATATCTTGACAAGTTTACCTTATTTGCAAATGAAGCAGATATGGAAAACAGTAAGAATCAGGGCTTTACTGTTCTTGACGCAGCAGCAGGAACCTGCAAGGTACGTCTGGCAGGTAATGTAATTGATTATACTGTTGGAACTGCAAATGAAAATGTTCCGGACGGAATCCAGAAGATCATTAAGACTGTAATTGATGATTACAGCTATCTGCTGATCGGTTAA
- a CDS encoding DUF3343 domain-containing protein, whose translation MPREKTMKVVFAFPTTTMAMKMEAAAKAKTAPGRLIPVPRQISAGCGMAWCAPVADRAFLEQLIDAEHIVTEGCYELLMFSQNLSGTDSHRTS comes from the coding sequence ATGCCCAGAGAAAAGACAATGAAGGTGGTATTTGCGTTTCCCACTACCACCATGGCAATGAAAATGGAAGCAGCTGCAAAAGCAAAAACAGCGCCTGGACGTCTGATCCCGGTTCCACGGCAGATCAGCGCAGGCTGCGGAATGGCCTGGTGTGCACCAGTTGCAGACAGGGCGTTTCTTGAGCAGCTGATCGATGCGGAGCATATCGTAACAGAGGGATGTTATGAGTTGTTAATGTTCTCTCAGAATCTTTCAGGGACTGATTCCCATAGGACATCTTAA
- the hydA gene encoding dihydropyrimidinase, with translation MRQIIKNGTIVTGGGSFPADILIDGEKIAATGTAEEIGKLTQPGDREIDAAGCLIFPGFIDAHTHFDLHVAGTITADDFATGTKAALRGGTTTIIDFGTQYPGETLAEGLKNWHEKADGKCSCDYSFHMSITDWNPSVSKEVQDMMDEGITSFKLYMTYDTQVDDKTLFEILQRLRETGGITGVHCENSGMIAALQEEAKAAGKMGVSSHPKTRPAAAEAEAIGRLLRLAEVVDVPVVVVHLTCKEGYDVIAQARKRGQKVYVETCPQYLLMDDSLYELPGFESAKYVCAPPLRKKEDQDCLWKGLADGTIQTVSTDHCSFTTTQKKLGEGDFTKIPGGMPGAETRGTLVYTYGVDKGRITKEDMCRVLSENPAKLYGLYPRKGVIAPGSDADLVIMRTGVEDVITAKDQVQNVDYAPFEGTKVTGRVESVFLRGLQAVKDGKVVEEKKGEFLKRGKYAL, from the coding sequence ATGAGACAGATCATTAAAAACGGAACCATAGTTACAGGAGGAGGAAGCTTTCCTGCAGATATTCTCATTGACGGGGAAAAAATCGCAGCTACAGGCACAGCAGAAGAAATCGGAAAGCTAACACAGCCGGGGGACAGGGAGATCGATGCTGCAGGATGCCTGATCTTCCCAGGATTCATTGACGCACATACTCATTTTGACCTGCATGTGGCAGGAACTATAACAGCAGATGATTTTGCTACTGGCACAAAGGCAGCTTTAAGGGGCGGTACTACTACTATTATTGACTTTGGAACCCAGTATCCGGGAGAAACTCTGGCTGAAGGCTTAAAAAACTGGCATGAAAAGGCAGATGGAAAGTGTTCCTGCGATTATAGTTTCCACATGTCCATTACAGATTGGAATCCTTCTGTTTCTAAGGAAGTCCAGGATATGATGGATGAAGGGATTACCTCTTTTAAGCTGTATATGACATACGATACCCAGGTAGATGATAAGACATTATTTGAGATCTTACAGAGATTAAGAGAAACTGGCGGCATTACCGGCGTACACTGCGAGAACAGCGGTATGATCGCAGCATTACAGGAAGAAGCAAAGGCAGCAGGAAAAATGGGTGTTTCCAGCCATCCAAAGACCAGACCGGCAGCTGCGGAAGCAGAGGCTATTGGAAGACTTTTGCGTCTGGCAGAAGTAGTAGATGTACCTGTTGTTGTAGTCCATTTAACATGTAAAGAGGGATATGATGTGATCGCACAGGCCCGCAAGAGAGGACAGAAGGTCTATGTGGAAACCTGTCCGCAGTATCTGCTTATGGATGACAGCCTTTATGAACTTCCTGGCTTTGAAAGTGCAAAATATGTATGTGCACCGCCTTTAAGGAAGAAAGAAGATCAGGACTGTTTGTGGAAAGGTCTGGCAGATGGCACCATCCAGACTGTTTCTACAGATCACTGCAGCTTTACCACAACACAGAAGAAATTAGGAGAAGGCGACTTTACCAAGATCCCAGGTGGTATGCCAGGTGCTGAGACAAGAGGAACTTTAGTTTATACTTATGGTGTAGATAAAGGGCGTATCACAAAAGAGGATATGTGCCGTGTTCTGTCAGAAAATCCTGCAAAACTCTATGGCCTATATCCAAGAAAGGGTGTGATCGCTCCTGGAAGTGACGCAGATCTTGTAATTATGCGTACAGGAGTAGAAGATGTGATCACAGCTAAAGATCAGGTTCAGAATGTGGATTATGCTCCATTTGAAGGTACAAAGGTGACCGGAAGAGTGGAAAGTGTGTTCTTACGCGGACTTCAGGCTGTAAAAGATGGAAAAGTGGTAGAAGAGAAGAAGGGCGAATTCCTGAAGAGAGGAAAATACGCTCTGTAA
- a CDS encoding 4Fe-4S binding protein — translation MAVKKKFPYRSAFVACNGGCHVTEGSSCSYGCIACGKCVESCKFGAIHLNEHGIAEVDEEKCIACGRCVRECPQHIIHLHDCANTIVVKCSNKDKGKDARTVCSVSCIGCGICEKTCTASAIHVEDNCAVIDEASCLSCGMCAVKCPQHAIYDLRGIFTKVR, via the coding sequence ATGGCTGTTAAAAAGAAATTTCCATATCGTTCTGCTTTTGTAGCCTGCAATGGCGGCTGTCATGTAACAGAAGGCTCCAGCTGTTCCTATGGCTGTATTGCCTGCGGAAAATGCGTGGAAAGCTGTAAATTCGGTGCTATCCATCTGAATGAACACGGTATTGCAGAAGTAGATGAAGAAAAATGCATCGCCTGCGGACGATGTGTGAGAGAATGCCCTCAGCATATCATCCATTTACATGACTGTGCCAATACCATTGTTGTTAAATGCTCCAACAAAGATAAAGGCAAAGATGCCAGAACTGTCTGTTCTGTCAGCTGCATCGGCTGCGGCATCTGTGAAAAAACCTGTACTGCCAGTGCGATCCATGTAGAAGACAACTGTGCAGTGATCGACGAAGCTTCCTGCTTAAGCTGCGGAATGTGTGCTGTAAAATGTCCACAGCATGCGATCTATGACTTGCGGGGAATTTTTACAAAAGTGAGATAA
- the xdh gene encoding selenium-dependent xanthine dehydrogenase, whose amino-acid sequence MSTFFVNGKSVTTTRKQSLLRFLRDELKLTSVKDGCSQGACGACTVIIDGETCRACVPTTDTLEGRNIITVEGLTDWESKVYTYAYGEAGAVQCGFCIPGMVMCTKALLDKNPDPNEAEIRYAIRNNYCRCTGYVKIIAAIRLAAKIMRDGVIPKASTDDWKIGSRVHRLDVEEKVLGYGKYPDDFYFDNMCYGSAVRSKYPRARVLSIDISAAKALPGVVAVLTAKDIPGENKVGHLKHDQYTLIPEGGLTHYLGDAVALVVAEDRDTLEKAKKLVKVEYQVLPAVHNIEEAAAENAPLVYDEETSNVQAYKHVCRGNADEAIKNSAHVISHHFETPWTEHAFLEPECAVSYMDSDGDVFLITTDQSSHTTLHECSLMLGSKKVKVQNALVGGGFGGKEDMSVQHHAALMTYCTGRAVKVSLTRAESLLVHPKRHHFVMDFTMGCDENGKIMGVKAKVSSDTGAFASLGGPVLERACTHAAGPYAYENFEIEGTAYYTNNPPAGAFRGFGVTQTCFAVETLLNMMADEIGITPWEIRYRNAIRPGGVLPNGQIVDNSTGLVETLDAVKEEYDAAVAAGKAVGLACAMKNAGVGVGIPDWGRVKLIVEDDAKLHIYTGASCIGQGLGTVLVQMVVTNTDLTRDQIVYERSNTWIAPDSGDTSGSRQTLVTGEACRRACEKVMEAKSASEHHSLDDLKGQVFYGEYLAKTDPLGADVPNPVSHVAYGYATQMCIVDPKTKKIEKLVAAHDVGKAVNPLSCEGQIEGGVVMSMGYALRERYPIDDNCKPIEKYGSLGLFRAHEVPEIEAIVIDKPGLNVACGAIGIGEITSIPTAPAITDAYYRCDGERRYSLPISGTPYERRF is encoded by the coding sequence ATGTCTACATTCTTTGTAAACGGCAAGTCTGTGACAACCACACGCAAGCAATCTCTGTTACGTTTCCTGCGTGATGAACTGAAACTGACTTCTGTAAAAGACGGATGCAGTCAGGGAGCCTGCGGTGCCTGTACCGTTATCATTGACGGCGAGACCTGTCGTGCCTGTGTTCCTACCACGGACACCTTAGAAGGCCGCAATATTATTACAGTGGAAGGCCTTACTGACTGGGAATCCAAAGTTTACACTTATGCCTACGGCGAAGCTGGTGCTGTACAGTGCGGTTTCTGTATCCCTGGTATGGTTATGTGTACCAAAGCACTGCTGGATAAGAATCCAGATCCTAATGAAGCTGAGATCCGCTATGCCATCCGCAACAACTACTGCCGCTGTACCGGATATGTAAAGATCATCGCCGCTATCCGTCTTGCAGCTAAGATCATGCGTGATGGAGTGATCCCCAAAGCCAGCACCGATGACTGGAAGATCGGTTCCAGAGTCCATCGCCTGGACGTAGAAGAAAAAGTTTTAGGATACGGAAAATATCCAGATGACTTCTACTTTGACAATATGTGCTACGGATCAGCTGTACGAAGCAAATATCCCAGAGCCCGTGTGCTTTCTATTGATATTTCTGCAGCAAAGGCACTTCCTGGTGTTGTAGCAGTGCTGACTGCCAAAGATATTCCTGGTGAAAATAAAGTAGGCCACTTAAAACATGACCAGTATACACTGATCCCTGAAGGCGGTCTGACTCATTATCTTGGAGATGCCGTTGCCCTGGTAGTTGCCGAAGACAGAGATACTCTTGAAAAAGCAAAGAAACTGGTAAAAGTTGAATACCAGGTACTCCCTGCTGTCCATAACATTGAAGAAGCTGCTGCTGAAAACGCACCTTTAGTATATGATGAAGAAACCTCCAACGTACAGGCATACAAGCATGTCTGCCGCGGCAACGCCGATGAAGCTATTAAAAATTCTGCACACGTTATTTCCCATCATTTTGAAACTCCATGGACTGAGCATGCGTTCCTAGAACCGGAATGTGCTGTTTCCTATATGGATAGTGACGGCGATGTTTTCCTGATCACCACTGACCAGTCTTCCCACACCACGCTTCATGAATGTTCCCTTATGTTGGGAAGCAAGAAAGTAAAAGTCCAGAATGCTTTAGTAGGAGGCGGTTTCGGCGGCAAAGAGGACATGTCTGTCCAGCATCACGCAGCACTGATGACCTACTGCACAGGACGCGCTGTAAAAGTAAGTCTTACAAGAGCTGAATCACTTCTGGTACATCCAAAACGTCATCACTTTGTTATGGACTTCACTATGGGATGTGATGAAAACGGCAAGATCATGGGCGTTAAAGCTAAAGTTTCTTCTGATACTGGCGCTTTTGCTTCTCTTGGCGGTCCTGTTCTGGAACGTGCATGTACCCATGCTGCAGGTCCTTATGCTTATGAGAACTTTGAGATCGAGGGAACCGCTTATTATACAAACAACCCGCCAGCCGGCGCTTTCCGCGGTTTCGGCGTAACACAGACCTGTTTTGCAGTGGAAACGCTTCTTAATATGATGGCTGACGAGATTGGCATCACTCCATGGGAGATCCGCTACCGCAATGCCATCCGTCCAGGCGGTGTTCTTCCAAATGGACAGATCGTTGATAATTCCACCGGACTAGTCGAAACACTGGATGCTGTAAAAGAAGAATATGATGCTGCTGTAGCTGCTGGAAAAGCAGTTGGTCTTGCCTGCGCTATGAAAAATGCCGGCGTAGGCGTTGGTATCCCTGACTGGGGCCGTGTAAAACTGATCGTAGAGGATGATGCAAAACTGCACATTTATACCGGTGCTTCCTGCATTGGCCAGGGACTTGGTACAGTTCTGGTACAGATGGTAGTTACCAACACAGACCTGACAAGAGACCAGATCGTTTATGAGCGGAGCAATACCTGGATCGCACCTGATTCCGGTGATACTTCCGGTTCCCGCCAGACTTTAGTTACAGGTGAAGCCTGCCGCCGTGCCTGCGAGAAAGTAATGGAAGCTAAAAGTGCCAGCGAACATCATTCCTTAGACGATCTTAAGGGCCAGGTATTCTATGGCGAATATCTTGCAAAAACTGATCCATTAGGTGCTGATGTTCCTAATCCGGTATCTCACGTAGCTTACGGTTACGCTACACAGATGTGTATTGTTGATCCAAAGACCAAAAAGATTGAAAAATTAGTTGCTGCCCACGATGTAGGTAAAGCTGTAAATCCATTGTCCTGCGAAGGTCAGATTGAAGGCGGTGTAGTTATGTCTATGGGATATGCCTTAAGAGAGCGCTATCCAATTGATGATAACTGCAAACCAATTGAAAAATATGGTTCTTTAGGTCTCTTCCGTGCCCATGAAGTACCTGAGATCGAAGCTATTGTTATTGACAAACCTGGTCTGAATGTAGCCTGCGGAGCTATCGGTATCGGAGAGATCACTTCTATCCCTACAGCTCCTGCTATTACAGACGCTTACTATCGCTGTGACGGAGAACGCCGCTACAGTCTTCCAATTTCGGGAACACCTTATGAAAGGAGATTCTAA
- a CDS encoding DUF1836 domain-containing protein, whose translation MKTNEERLQGLFAYLNSQTHVQPEEIPNIDLYMDQVTTFMEEHLKNTRRYEEDKVLTKTMINNYAKNNLLPPPVKKKYSKEHMLMLIFIYYFKSLLSFRDIEELFRPITAKHFTSHDSSLSLEDIYREVFTLEEGEMSSIKADISSKFEKAMDTFKDVSVEDNDRDYLQLFSFICELSFDVYMKMQMIEKLTDQLRAERPDPKKK comes from the coding sequence GTGAAAACAAATGAAGAACGGCTTCAGGGTCTTTTCGCCTATCTTAACAGCCAGACTCACGTGCAGCCGGAGGAGATCCCTAATATTGACCTGTATATGGATCAGGTCACAACCTTTATGGAAGAACATTTAAAGAACACCAGACGGTATGAAGAAGACAAGGTCCTTACAAAGACCATGATCAATAATTATGCCAAGAACAATCTTCTCCCGCCACCTGTTAAAAAGAAATATTCCAAAGAACACATGCTCATGCTGATCTTTATCTACTATTTTAAGAGCCTGTTATCTTTCCGGGATATTGAAGAACTGTTCCGTCCTATTACTGCGAAACATTTTACCAGTCATGATTCCAGTCTTTCCCTGGAAGACATTTACAGGGAAGTTTTTACACTGGAAGAGGGAGAAATGTCCTCTATTAAAGCAGATATTTCCTCTAAATTCGAAAAAGCCATGGACACTTTTAAAGATGTTTCCGTGGAAGACAACGACCGGGATTACCTTCAGCTTTTTTCTTTTATCTGTGAGCTTTCCTTTGATGTTTATATGAAAATGCAGATGATCGAGAAGCTGACAGACCAGCTCCGCGCAGAACGTCCTGATCCTAAAAAGAAATAA
- a CDS encoding site-specific integrase, translating into MPTYKDEKTGTWYCKFYYTDYTGTRKQKLKRGFKLQRTAKEWEQDFLTRLQGCPDMTFKTLYELYATDLKEHARESTYRTHLSLVRRHVLPFWEKLRLDQITPADVRRWQGEIKKHGLAPHTQYVANCYLSTIFNFAVRYYNLPSNPCRTVPLIGKPGRSLTFWTLEEYQKFLPTVIDPIMHAAFQVLFYTGMRCGELLALQIKDFDAEKKSINICGTYHRYDRTDIITDPKSDNSKRVITIPDFLVEELQDLLQKIYSPEPTDRIFQPVTPIRLRTAITKGSTATEIKRIRVHDLRHSHVSLLINMGFPALLIAERIGDTVDMVNKIYGHLYPNRHREVADQLEKLHL; encoded by the coding sequence ATGCCTACCTATAAGGATGAAAAAACAGGTACCTGGTACTGCAAATTTTACTATACAGACTATACCGGAACACGCAAGCAGAAGCTAAAACGGGGCTTCAAGCTCCAACGAACAGCCAAGGAATGGGAACAGGACTTTCTTACACGGCTCCAGGGCTGCCCGGATATGACCTTTAAAACACTGTATGAGTTATACGCAACTGACTTAAAAGAACACGCCAGGGAGTCAACTTACAGAACACACTTGTCATTGGTTCGGCGTCATGTTCTGCCCTTCTGGGAAAAACTCCGGTTAGATCAGATCACGCCCGCAGATGTCCGGCGCTGGCAGGGAGAAATAAAAAAGCATGGCCTGGCACCGCATACGCAATATGTAGCAAACTGTTACCTGTCAACGATCTTCAACTTTGCAGTACGCTATTATAATTTACCGTCTAATCCTTGCCGTACCGTTCCCCTGATTGGCAAACCAGGGCGCAGCCTGACATTCTGGACGCTGGAAGAATATCAGAAGTTTTTACCAACTGTCATAGATCCTATTATGCACGCTGCCTTTCAGGTCCTTTTTTACACCGGTATGCGCTGCGGGGAGCTGCTGGCCCTGCAGATTAAGGACTTTGACGCAGAAAAGAAGTCTATAAACATCTGCGGAACCTATCACAGATACGACCGGACAGACATTATCACAGATCCTAAGTCTGACAATAGCAAGCGTGTTATTACTATACCGGACTTCCTGGTTGAAGAGCTTCAGGATCTACTGCAGAAAATCTATTCACCGGAACCAACTGACCGAATCTTTCAACCTGTAACACCGATCAGGCTACGTACCGCTATTACGAAAGGATCTACAGCCACAGAGATAAAAAGAATCCGTGTTCATGATCTCCGGCATAGTCATGTATCATTGCTTATTAACATGGGATTTCCCGCGCTCCTAATTGCGGAACGTATCGGTGATACTGTAGATATGGTCAATAAGATCTACGGGCACCTTTACCCTAACCGCCACCGGGAAGTAGCTGACCAGCTAGAAAAGCTGCACTTATAG